Proteins encoded within one genomic window of Bacteroides sedimenti:
- a CDS encoding Maf-like protein, producing the protein MLDNLNKYKIILASNSPRRRELMTGLGVKYTVKTLPDVDESYPETLSAGEIPVYIAKGKADAYMHLIKPDQLIITADTIVWLEGEVLGKPTDEEDARAMLRRLSGKTHEVITGVCLTTQTFQKSFYSVSDVTFATLDEEEIDYYVTHYRPFDKAGAYGVQEWIGFVGVEQISGSYFNVMGLPIQKLYRELKQI; encoded by the coding sequence ATGCTCGATAATTTAAATAAATACAAGATAATACTTGCCTCCAATTCTCCTAGAAGAAGAGAGTTGATGACGGGGCTGGGAGTGAAGTACACCGTCAAGACACTACCCGATGTAGACGAGTCGTACCCCGAAACCTTGTCGGCAGGAGAGATTCCCGTCTATATCGCCAAAGGCAAAGCGGATGCCTACATGCATCTTATTAAACCCGACCAACTGATTATTACCGCCGATACCATTGTGTGGCTGGAAGGCGAAGTGCTTGGAAAGCCCACAGATGAGGAAGATGCCAGAGCGATGCTTCGTCGCCTTTCCGGGAAAACGCACGAGGTAATTACCGGCGTATGCCTTACCACCCAAACATTCCAGAAGAGTTTTTATTCAGTGAGCGACGTTACATTTGCTACGCTCGATGAGGAAGAGATAGACTATTACGTAACCCATTACCGTCCGTTCGATAAAGCAGGCGCCTATGGCGTTCAGGAGTGGATTGGCTTTGTTGGTGTGGAACAGATTTCCGGTTCCTATTTTAATGTTATGGGTCTGCCCATCCAAAAGCTGTATCGGGAGCTGAAGCAGATTTAA
- a CDS encoding tetratricopeptide repeat protein codes for MNEAAINEEYERIIQLLDKKRLSEALNRMEAFTQDLSDWTLKNSLEELQTSYRYMLQYMQQGVTDPERNNLYKKLLSTAYKLTDKTRITKLTPGSIEYYFDRRRYHKFVPLRTLPAVQMDLESYTEDMAVNKLMHYTEKQAAELGAIRRRHETAVSELFYILWLADPWEAQEEEEARAFLQSALVQINDLSLFVSALTLSLMEFFDIRKMMLLFDAYQHSANDVNQRAIIGLALIIFRYDKRLALYPEIAARLKLLNEDAIFANNLSTIQIQLLRCRETEKIDKKMREEILPELMKNPNLRNVKFNHEAPDEESGQNDKNPDWEDWMEQTGLSDKLKEMNELQMEGADVYMSTFAQLKTYPFFREMANWFYPFDMQHSAVVQTFSTTPVKRDVLLDTIYQSGFFCNSDKYSFCFTMMQVPEAQREMMAQQFEAQNEAMNEEKNYDKIIAYAQHADTISNQYIHDLYRFFKIHPRRHEFKDPFMESLNLQNCITLKDTVSDISNQLSLAGYFFHKNYLLEAWLLYEDIVKVNKGDAEIYQKMGYCMQKNKGYEKAIEAYLQADILKSDSIWTNRHLAMCYRQLNQLDKALSYYLKVEAAQPDNLSVLLQIGHCLLGLKRYDEALNYFFKVEYLDSELPKVWRAIAWCSFVIGKHEQAMKYYTKLLEKETQLMDYLNAGHVAWSLGQLEKTVKYYATSLAMSDNQESFLELFNKDREELIRQGINEDDIPLMLDLLRYYR; via the coding sequence ATGAACGAAGCAGCCATTAACGAAGAATATGAACGGATTATCCAATTACTGGACAAGAAAAGATTATCTGAAGCATTAAACCGTATGGAGGCCTTTACTCAGGATTTGTCTGACTGGACATTAAAGAATTCCTTGGAAGAGCTACAAACCTCCTATCGATACATGTTACAGTACATGCAACAAGGAGTTACAGACCCTGAACGTAATAATCTTTACAAAAAGCTATTATCTACTGCTTATAAGCTTACCGATAAGACAAGAATTACCAAGCTGACTCCCGGCTCAATAGAATATTATTTCGACAGAAGAAGGTATCATAAGTTTGTTCCTTTGCGTACACTTCCGGCAGTGCAGATGGATTTGGAAAGTTACACCGAAGACATGGCAGTAAACAAACTGATGCATTATACTGAAAAGCAGGCAGCAGAACTGGGAGCCATACGTCGCCGTCACGAAACAGCAGTTTCCGAACTATTTTATATATTGTGGCTTGCCGATCCTTGGGAAGCCCAGGAGGAAGAAGAGGCCCGCGCTTTTCTTCAATCAGCATTGGTGCAGATAAATGACCTGTCATTGTTTGTTAGCGCATTGACATTAAGCCTGATGGAGTTTTTTGACATCCGCAAAATGATGTTGCTGTTCGATGCATACCAGCATTCCGCAAACGATGTCAACCAAAGAGCCATCATTGGACTTGCCCTTATTATTTTCCGCTACGACAAACGGCTGGCTCTTTATCCTGAAATTGCAGCCCGCTTAAAGCTGCTTAACGAAGATGCCATCTTTGCCAATAACCTGAGTACAATACAAATTCAGCTGCTAAGATGCCGCGAAACAGAAAAGATTGATAAAAAGATGAGGGAGGAGATTCTTCCCGAACTGATGAAGAACCCCAACCTTCGGAATGTAAAGTTCAACCACGAAGCGCCGGATGAAGAAAGCGGACAGAACGATAAAAACCCCGATTGGGAAGACTGGATGGAACAAACGGGGCTGAGCGATAAGCTGAAAGAGATGAATGAGCTTCAGATGGAAGGAGCCGACGTCTACATGAGCACCTTTGCCCAGCTGAAAACATATCCTTTCTTCCGTGAGATGGCCAACTGGTTCTATCCGTTCGACATGCAGCACTCTGCCGTGGTACAAACATTCTCTACCACACCGGTAAAACGCGATGTGTTGCTCGACACCATTTACCAGTCGGGCTTCTTCTGCAACAGCGATAAATACTCCTTCTGCTTCACAATGATGCAGGTTCCCGAAGCACAGCGCGAAATGATGGCACAGCAGTTCGAAGCACAGAACGAGGCAATGAACGAAGAAAAGAATTACGATAAAATCATTGCCTATGCTCAGCATGCCGACACCATTAGCAACCAGTACATTCACGACCTCTACAGGTTCTTTAAGATACATCCCCGCAGGCACGAGTTCAAAGACCCATTTATGGAGTCGTTGAATCTGCAAAATTGCATTACGCTAAAAGATACTGTTAGCGACATAAGCAACCAGCTCTCGCTTGCCGGGTATTTCTTCCACAAGAACTACCTGCTCGAAGCCTGGCTTTTGTACGAAGACATTGTTAAAGTAAACAAAGGAGATGCTGAAATCTATCAGAAGATGGGCTACTGCATGCAAAAGAACAAAGGATACGAGAAAGCAATCGAAGCATACCTTCAGGCCGACATCCTGAAGTCCGACAGCATCTGGACCAACCGCCATCTGGCCATGTGCTACCGTCAGCTAAACCAACTGGACAAAGCCCTCTCCTACTACCTCAAGGTAGAAGCCGCCCAGCCCGATAATCTTTCGGTACTTCTTCAGATAGGCCACTGTCTTTTAGGACTTAAACGTTATGACGAGGCACTCAACTACTTCTTTAAGGTTGAGTACCTCGACTCCGAGCTTCCTAAAGTATGGCGTGCCATTGCCTGGTGTTCGTTCGTTATTGGCAAACACGAACAGGCGATGAAATACTATACAAAATTGCTGGAGAAAGAGACTCAGCTCATGGATTATCTCAATGCCGGCCATGTGGCTTGGAGCCTCGGGCAGTTGGAAAAAACCGTAAAATACTATGCCACCAGTCTTGCCATGAGCGATAATCAGGAGTCCTTCCTCGAATTGTTCAACAAAGACCGTGAAGAGCTAATCAGGCAGGGAATCAATGAAGACGACATTCCGTTAATGCTTGATTTGCTTAGATATTACAGGTAA
- a CDS encoding DUF3592 domain-containing protein, which translates to MAICFSSYIKKIVKQYGIGEECMVYYNPQKPQKSELKFILDLPVYFVLLCGLSFAGIGMYLYSF; encoded by the coding sequence ATAGCCATATGCTTCTCATCCTATATAAAGAAAATTGTAAAGCAGTACGGCATAGGAGAAGAATGCATGGTGTACTATAATCCGCAAAAACCTCAAAAATCTGAATTAAAATTTATCCTGGATCTTCCGGTTTATTTTGTACTTTTATGCGGTCTGTCATTTGCTGGCATAGGCATGTACCTATATTCTTTTTGA